The Rhodothermales bacterium DNA segment GACACGGACCTGCCCGAGCCGCTGGCCACGATTCGTAGCGTCACTTCCGCCCGCGACAACGACCTGCGCGGCGTGCTGGTGTTCGACGGGGTTCTGGCGTTCGACGCCGCGCCGGGCGATACGACCTTCGCGACGGTCGCCTTCAGCCCGGTCCGGTTCGTCCGCCTCCAGCGGATCACCACCGCCGCACTCGACTTCGCCGAGACGGCCGTCACCCTGGCGCTGGGTCTCGTGGGTGTACTCGCGCTCTGGATGGGGCTGTTGCGCATCGCAGAGGCGTCCGGCATGATACACGGGCTGGTGCGGATCGGGCAGCCGGTCCTGCGCCGGCTCTTCCCCGAGATTCCGAAGGACCATCCGGCGATGGGCCTCATCGTGCTCAATCTATCCGCCAACGTGCTCGGCCTGGGCAATGCGGCGACGCCGTTGGGGATCAAGGCGATGGAGGCGCTGCAGGAGCTAAATCCGAAGAAAGACACCGCCACGAATTCGATGGTGATGCTGCTGGCGATGAACACGGCGAGCGTGCAGATCGTCCCGCCGGCGTTGCTGGTAGCCATCATGGGGCTTCAGGTCAACCAGCTCTTCTTTTCGATCCTTATCACGACGTCGTTATCGCTTGCCATTGCCATCGTGGCGGCGAAGACCCTGGGCCGGCTGCGGCGTTACCGATCGACCGACCCCGCCCTGGCCGCCGCGCCTTCCTCTAGTCCATCTTGAGCCACCCGATCACCACACCGGTTATGGAAACCTTTCGCTCCGTACTCGACCTGCTCTCGGTGTTCGTTCTTCCCGCGATCATCGTCGGCTTTCCGCTCTACGGTCTGTTCAAAAAAGTACCCGTCTACGAGGAATTTGTGGAAGGCGCAAAAGAAGGCTTCGGCGTGGCGGTCCGCATCATCCCCTACCTGGTCGCCATCCTGTTCGCGATCGGCATGTTTCGGGCGTCGGGCGCGCTGGATTTCTTCACCGACGCGCTGCGTCCGCTGCTGGCGTTGATCGGCGTGCCGGCGGAAGTCATCCCTATGGCCCTCATCCGCCCCCTCACGGGCTCCGGATCGGCGGCATTGGTGGCGGATATGATCCAGCAATACGGGGAGGATTCGATCCTGGTGAAGATGGCCGCGACGATGTTCGGGTCCACGGAGACTACGTTTTACGTGCTGGCCGTTTACTTCGGCGCGGTCCAGGTCCGCAAGACGCGCCACGCCGTGCCGGCGGGATTGATCGCCGATTTCAGCGCCATGCTCATCGCCGTCTACGTCGTGTTGCTGCTCTTTGGCTGACGCCGTGCCGCCCGATGTGAGACCGGAAGTGAGGGCGGTCGTCTCAATTGGGGCCGTTTCGGATGGCAGGGCCGGCGTCGTGTGCAAAATCAGGCTAAAATCAGCACCCGACCTACCGCGGCGAGTTGGCACGCTTTTCGTTAAAGCCCAGTTCGCCAGAGTATATTTCTCCTTAGCACGAGCTCGATCCTGTAAGATCGGGCTCGTGCTTTTTTTGTGGGCCTTCTCGTCGGACACATGCACCTTAATCTCGGGTCATGCTGCGACCGGGAGCCCAGCTGCGCCGGGCTTTCTTATCGAGCATGAACGTATGGTTAGATTGTAAAATCGTCAATTCCCATATCCCGAGGTCATCCCTCGACAGGCTCGGGATGACCTTACATGCGACAGGCGTAGGGCATAAAAAAAGAGGTTCAAGGTCCAAAGGAAACCCCTTTGAACCTTGAACCTCAAACCTTAAACCCAACCCCTCCTACCGCATCGGCAGCGTATCCGCGCGGCGATACAGTTCGCGGCCTTCCTTGGCGCTGGTCTGGCCAGGCACAAGGCCGAGGCCTTCGCTCAACACGCGGCTCGGCAGGATGCCGTTCTGCATGTAGAACTCCTCGACGGCGCGGGCGCGGTCGGTGGAAAGCGCTGTCGGATTCCGTTCGCCCTGGGCGGCGTAGCCGGCGATCCGGACGTTCAGGTTCGGGCAGTCCTGCAGGATGTTGACGTTTTCCTGGAGGTTAGCGCGGGCCTGAGCCGAGAGGACGCTCGAGTTGGCCGGGAAATAGGCGGCGTTTAGCTCGAGAATTTCCGAGCAATAGGCCGCTTCGGTCGGCACCACCACCACCTGCGTGGTCTGCTGATCCGTTCCGTTGGCATTGGTGATGTTCAGCGTCACCGTATATCGCCCCGGCGTCGTGAAGGTATGTGTGGGGTTCGGCTCGGTGGCGGTGCCGCCGTCGCCAAACGTCCAGGCATAGGTCAACGGGGTGTCGCCCACCACATTCGAGGTGAACGCGACTTCCGTCTGCGTATTCGGGTCCGGCGGGTTGGCCGTGATGGTCACGATCTCCGGCGGGTTCGGGCGGGGGACGACGACGACCGTGTGGACGCCGGTATCCGAGCTGCCCTTGTTCTCCGCGCTGAAGCGGACGGTGTACGTCCCGGGCTGGGCGTACGTGTGGGTGCCGTCGAGCATCGGCGACTCCGTGCCGTCGCCGAAGTCCCAGGTATATGCCACCGGCGGCGTGGCCGTGTCGACGTTCGAGGTGGCGGTGAACATGCCGGCCTCGCCTACCTGTAGCTGCGTCGGGCCGTTGATCATATCGATCTCGACCGGCGTGAAGCGGCGCTTGAGGTTGAACTGGACGCCGAAGTTGGCGCGGTTCAGGAAGTCCATC contains these protein-coding regions:
- a CDS encoding nucleoside recognition domain-containing protein, which codes for MLNYIWGGLIVLSLVFALVVDFGELSRDVYRNGQPLPVTVLYTGGYEAEARRSAVEVRIAPDIARDRYGIEAGLPESFEGVVINTQDGRQLQFARDTDLPEPLATIRSVTSARDNDLRGVLVFDGVLAFDAAPGDTTFATVAFSPVRFVRLQRITTAALDFAETAVTLALGLVGVLALWMGLLRIAEASGMIHGLVRIGQPVLRRLFPEIPKDHPAMGLIVLNLSANVLGLGNAATPLGIKAMEALQELNPKKDTATNSMVMLLAMNTASVQIVPPALLVAIMGLQVNQLFFSILITTSLSLAIAIVAAKTLGRLRRYRSTDPALAAAPSSSPS
- a CDS encoding PKD domain-containing protein, producing MQGALTKSLIAIALVIGLAGESYGQLVVRPSNTLFFRPSAGYANYIGDNNASVTTGGWNVLGELGYQFSPKFSLSGLYEYADYGDVIRPVLTTNFPRVGANTTRSSIQAILRYKFGGETAKFTPYIQAGGSVAIGGDHPLDEPGWGPLFGLGVDYALSPRASLFLELNASGSTPDEATDDIDRDRIGAMDFLNRANFGVQFNLKRRFTPVEIDMINGPTQLQVGEAGMFTATSNVDTATPPVAYTWDFGDGTESPMLDGTHTYAQPGTYTVRFSAENKGSSDTGVHTVVVVPRPNPPEIVTITANPPDPNTQTEVAFTSNVVGDTPLTYAWTFGDGGTATEPNPTHTFTTPGRYTVTLNITNANGTDQQTTQVVVVPTEAAYCSEILELNAAYFPANSSVLSAQARANLQENVNILQDCPNLNVRIAGYAAQGERNPTALSTDRARAVEEFYMQNGILPSRVLSEGLGLVPGQTSAKEGRELYRRADTLPMR
- a CDS encoding spore maturation protein → METFRSVLDLLSVFVLPAIIVGFPLYGLFKKVPVYEEFVEGAKEGFGVAVRIIPYLVAILFAIGMFRASGALDFFTDALRPLLALIGVPAEVIPMALIRPLTGSGSAALVADMIQQYGEDSILVKMAATMFGSTETTFYVLAVYFGAVQVRKTRHAVPAGLIADFSAMLIAVYVVLLLFG